From Salinicoccus roseus, the proteins below share one genomic window:
- the rpsG gene encoding 30S ribosomal protein S7, which translates to MPRKGPVAKRDVLPDPIHNSKLVTKLINKMMVDGKRGTSQRILYSAFDLVQERSGRDAIEVFDEAIENIMPVLEVKARRVGGSNYQVPVEVRADRRTTLGLRWLVNYARLRGEKTMEERLANEILDAANNTGGAVKKREDTHKMAEANRAFAHYRW; encoded by the coding sequence ATGCCACGTAAAGGACCAGTTGCCAAAAGAGACGTATTGCCGGATCCGATCCACAATTCCAAACTTGTGACTAAGCTTATCAATAAAATGATGGTGGACGGAAAACGCGGTACATCCCAAAGAATTCTCTATTCAGCATTTGATCTTGTACAGGAACGTTCTGGCAGGGATGCAATCGAAGTTTTTGATGAAGCGATCGAGAACATCATGCCGGTACTTGAAGTTAAAGCACGCCGTGTAGGTGGTTCAAACTACCAGGTGCCAGTAGAGGTACGTGCAGACCGCCGTACAACTCTCGGACTTCGTTGGCTCGTGAACTACGCACGTCTGCGTGGGGAAAAGACAATGGAAGAACGTCTGGCGAACGAAATTCTTGATGCTGCCAACAACACAGGCGGAGCCGTCAAGAAGCGTGAAGATACACACAAGATGGCTGAAGCAAACAGGGCATTCGCTCACTACCGCTGGTAG
- the rpsL gene encoding 30S ribosomal protein S12, which translates to MPTINQLVRKPRQSKGQKSDSPALNRGFNSLKKRVTHENAPQKRGVCTRVGTMTPKKPNSALRKYARVRLSNNVEVNAYIPGIGHNLQEHSVVLIRGGRVKDLPGVRYHIVRGALDTSGVNDRRQGRSLYGTKRPKKK; encoded by the coding sequence ATGCCAACGATTAATCAGCTTGTAAGAAAACCTCGTCAATCAAAAGGACAGAAATCAGACTCACCAGCATTGAACAGAGGGTTCAACAGCCTTAAGAAGCGTGTGACACACGAAAATGCACCACAGAAACGCGGTGTTTGTACTCGTGTTGGAACAATGACTCCTAAGAAACCGAACTCCGCTCTGCGTAAATATGCACGTGTGAGACTTTCAAATAATGTTGAAGTGAACGCATATATTCCTGGAATCGGGCACAACCTGCAGGAACACAGTGTAGTACTTATTCGTGGTGGACGTGTAAAGGACCTTCCTGGTGTACGTTACCATATCGTACGTGGTGCGCTTGATACTTCAGGTGTCAACGACCGCAGACAAGGCCGTTCACTCTACGGTACTAAACGCCCTAAGAAAAAATAA